The genomic region GCCTGGCGCGATGGCGGCTTCACCATTCACGACATCGGCGATCCCGTGAATCCAAAGCTGCTGTCCCACATCAACTGGTCGCCGCCCTTCGCCGGCGGGACGCATACGCCGCTGCCGCTGCCCAAGCGACAGCTCGCAATCGTCGCCGACGAAGCGAACGCGGACAATTGCGCCAAGGGGCTGTTCCATACATTCGTTCTCGACGTGCGCGCGCCGGCAAATCCGGTGCCGATCGCGACCCTGCCGACCCCGCGCGACCGCGATTTCTGCACGAACGGCACCTTCGGTCCGCATAATCTGCACGAGAACCGCCCGGGCTCGTTCCAGAGCGAGGAGACGATCTTCGCAACCTACAACAATGCCGGCGTCAGGGTGTTCGACGTCAGGGACGCCTTCGCACCGAAGGAGATCGCGTATTGGGTGCCGCCGACACCGAAAAAGCTCATCGATCCGCGCCCGAACGTCGCGCTCGCGGCCAAAACCTGCGACGCCTATGTCCGGCCTGACGGGCTGATGTTCGTCTCCGACTGGAACGCCGGCATGCACGTGCTGCAATATCAGGGATGAGCGGTGTTGTAGGGTGGGCAAAGGCGCGAAGCGCCGTGCCCACCATTTGCAGCGGAGAAGTTTGTGGTGGGCACCCTTTCGCTTTGCCCACCCGGCGAGACCTGCACTAACCCGCCGGCATCCGCGTCTCTACCAGGCGCGCCCAATACGACGCGCCGTGGCCGAGGATGTTGTCGTTGAAGACGTAGGCCGGGTGGTGGCACTCGTTGCCGTCGCCCATGCCGACCAGGATCATCGCGCCGGGGCGCGCTTCCAGCATGAAGGAGAAGTCTTCGGCGCCCATCATGGGAATGAACTTGTCGTTGACGCGCTCGGCACCGACGATGTCGCGGGCGACGTCGGCGGCAAGGCCGGCCTCGCGCGCATGGTTCATCGTCACCGGATACATCCGCATGTACTTCGTTTCGGCCGAGCCGCCATAGGCGCGGGCGACGCTCTCGGCGACCTCGCCGATGCGGCGCTCGACGAGATCGCGCACTTCAGGATCGAGCGTGCGCACGGTGCCGCCGAGCTCGGCGACCTCCGGAATGATGTTGAAGGCGGTTCCGGAGTGGAATTGCGTGATCGAGATGACGGCCGATTTGAGCGGATCGACGTTGCGCGCGACGATCGATTGCAGCGCGTTGACGATTTGAGCGCCGATCAGCACGCTGTCGATGGACTTGTGCGGACCCGCGCCGGCATGGCCGCCCTTGCCGTGCACCGTGATCTGGATGTTGTCGGAGGAGGCGAGCATCGCGCCGGGTGTGGTCGCGAAATGGCCTTCGGGCAGGCCCGGCATGTTGTGCATGCCATAGACCTCCTGGATATTCCAACGCGTCATCAGCCCGTCCTCGACCATGGCTTTGCCGCCGCCGCCGCCTTCTTCCGCGGGCTGAAAGATCACCACGGCCGTGCCGTCGAAATTGCGCGTCTCGGCGAGGTATTTGGCGGCGCCGAGCAGCATCGCGGTGTGGCCGTCATGGCCGCAAGCGTGCATCTTGCCGGGGACCTTGGAGGCATAGGGTACGCCCGACGTCTCCATGATCGGCAGCGCATCCATGTCGGCGCGCAGGCCAATGGTCTTGCCCGAGGCGGACTTGCGGCCGCGGATCACGCCGACGACGCCGGTGCGGCCGATGCCCGTCACCACCTCGTCGCAGCCGAACTCGCGCAAGCGGTCGGCGACGATGCCGGCGGTGCGGTGGACGTCGTATTGCAGCTCCGGATTCTCGTGGAAGTCATGGCGCCAGGCGGCCATTTCGTCGGAGAGGGCGGCAACGCGGTTGACGATGGGCATGAGGGAGGTCCGCCTTGATTTGTAGCCCGGATGAGCGAAGCGAAATCCGGGATTTTTTGTGGGAAAAGTCCCGGGTGTCGCTGCGCTCACCCGGGCTACGAATGACGCTCAGCTTTCGCCGAACACGCGCTTGAAGATCGTGTCGACGTGCTTGAAGTGATAGCCGAGGTCGAACTGCTCGTCGATTTCGGCGTCGGTGAGATACTTCTTCACTTCAGCGTCCTTCTTCAGGAGCTGGAGGAAGTCGCCCTCGCCGCGCCAGACCGGCATGGCGTTGCGCTGCACGAGCTTGTAGGCGTCCTCGCGGCTTGCGCCCTTCTGCGTCAGCGCCAGCAGAACGCGCTGCGAATGCACGAGGCCGCCGAGGCGGTCGAGGTTCTTCTGCATGTTGGCGGGGTACACCAGCAGCTTGTCGATCAGGCCGGCGAGGCGGACCAGCGCGAAGTCCAGCGTCACGGTCGCGTCGGGGCCCATCATGCGTTCGGCAGAGGAGTGCGAGATATCGCGCTCGTGCCAGAGCACGACGTTCTCCAGCGCCGGGGTCACATAGGCGCGCACCATGCGCGACAGCCCGGTGAGGTTTTCCGAGAGCACCGGATTGCGCTTGTGCGGCATCGCGGACGAACCCTTCTGCCCTTCGGAGAAGAACTCCTCGGCTTCCAGCACTTCGGTGCGCTGCATGTGGCGGATCTCCACCGCGAAACGCTCGACCGAGGAAGCGATCACACCGAGCGTCGAGAAATACATCGCGTGGCGGTCGCGGGGGATGACCTGCGTCGAGATCGGCTCGGGGACGAGGCCCATGGCATTGGCAACATGCTGTTCGACGCGCGGGTCGATCTGGGCAAAAGTGCCGACCGCACCAGAGATGGCGCAGGTGGCGACTTCCTTCCGCGCCGCGATCAGGCGCTCCCTGGCGCGCGAGAATTCGGCATAGGCATAAGCGAGCTTGAGGCCGAAGGTCACGGGTTCGGCATGGATGCCGTGGCTGCGGCCGATGGTCGGCGTCATCTTGTGCTCGAGGGCGCGCTTCTTCAGCGCCGCCAGCACCTTGTCGAGGTCGGCGAGCAGCAGGTCGGCGGCGCGAGTGAGCTGGACGTTGAGGCAGGTGTCGAGCACGTCGGAGGAGGTCATGCCCTGATGGACGAAGCGCGCTTCGGGGCCGACGATCTCGGCGAGGTGGGTGAGGAAGGCGATGACGTCGTGCTTGGTCTCGCGCTCGATCTCGTCGATGCGGGCGACGTCGAAAGTGGCGTCCTTGGCCTTGGCCCAGACCGTTTTGGCGGCCTCCTTGGGAATCGTGCCGAGCTCGGCAAGGGCGTCCGCCGCATGCGCCTCGATCTCGAACCAGATCTTGAACCGGGTCTGCGGCTCCCAGATCGAGGCCATTTCCGGGCGGGTATAGCGGGGGATCATTGGACTGCTCCAGGAAGGTGGGCGGGCGACCCAGAAGGGGCGACCTGCCAAAATGCTTTTACGCCGTGACTTAGCAGAGC from Bradyrhizobium lupini harbors:
- a CDS encoding M20 aminoacylase family protein, encoding MPIVNRVAALSDEMAAWRHDFHENPELQYDVHRTAGIVADRLREFGCDEVVTGIGRTGVVGVIRGRKSASGKTIGLRADMDALPIMETSGVPYASKVPGKMHACGHDGHTAMLLGAAKYLAETRNFDGTAVVIFQPAEEGGGGGKAMVEDGLMTRWNIQEVYGMHNMPGLPEGHFATTPGAMLASSDNIQITVHGKGGHAGAGPHKSIDSVLIGAQIVNALQSIVARNVDPLKSAVISITQFHSGTAFNIIPEVAELGGTVRTLDPEVRDLVERRIGEVAESVARAYGGSAETKYMRMYPVTMNHAREAGLAADVARDIVGAERVNDKFIPMMGAEDFSFMLEARPGAMILVGMGDGNECHHPAYVFNDNILGHGASYWARLVETRMPAG
- the purB gene encoding adenylosuccinate lyase gives rise to the protein MIPRYTRPEMASIWEPQTRFKIWFEIEAHAADALAELGTIPKEAAKTVWAKAKDATFDVARIDEIERETKHDVIAFLTHLAEIVGPEARFVHQGMTSSDVLDTCLNVQLTRAADLLLADLDKVLAALKKRALEHKMTPTIGRSHGIHAEPVTFGLKLAYAYAEFSRARERLIAARKEVATCAISGAVGTFAQIDPRVEQHVANAMGLVPEPISTQVIPRDRHAMYFSTLGVIASSVERFAVEIRHMQRTEVLEAEEFFSEGQKGSSAMPHKRNPVLSENLTGLSRMVRAYVTPALENVVLWHERDISHSSAERMMGPDATVTLDFALVRLAGLIDKLLVYPANMQKNLDRLGGLVHSQRVLLALTQKGASREDAYKLVQRNAMPVWRGEGDFLQLLKKDAEVKKYLTDAEIDEQFDLGYHFKHVDTIFKRVFGES